From a single bacterium genomic region:
- a CDS encoding response regulator, which produces MTDLTQVLVVDDDPLVLSGFREVLSRAGYNVVACSSGQAAIDALNARRFSVVLTDLFMPKVTGMDVLEAALGADPDCVVIVVTGFASVRGAVDALRRGAADYIIKPCDDNELLHRIKLGIERADLRAELKAKELDSEKMKAIAQTAVTVNDQINTPLNVILNSAEYIRLTRMPDAIDIRQSLDFIVQEVAKIKSVIQKLATVASPSRTREYSVGQHHMIDIDVPRAKAVSIASDGTRRQKILVVDDEQFMVHTLAKILEVLGYDVISAFGGREAYEKYMVEKIDLVVSDVHMPDMNGIELMTSIKSRNPEFPVILVTGYGVEDARKTAGEYRADGFLGKPFRIEELRQIIERALPSNAAA; this is translated from the coding sequence ATGACAGATTTGACACAAGTTTTGGTTGTCGATGATGATCCGTTAGTGCTGTCAGGTTTCCGTGAGGTGTTGAGCCGGGCCGGATACAATGTCGTGGCCTGTTCGTCCGGACAGGCAGCGATTGATGCTTTGAATGCACGACGGTTCAGCGTTGTTTTGACTGATTTGTTCATGCCAAAGGTAACAGGCATGGACGTACTGGAAGCTGCCCTTGGAGCCGATCCCGATTGCGTGGTCATTGTGGTCACTGGATTCGCTTCCGTTCGCGGTGCCGTGGACGCCCTTCGGCGTGGTGCCGCGGATTACATTATTAAACCTTGCGACGACAACGAACTCCTGCACCGGATTAAGTTGGGTATTGAACGAGCTGACTTGCGCGCGGAACTAAAAGCAAAAGAGCTGGATTCTGAAAAGATGAAAGCGATTGCTCAGACCGCTGTGACAGTGAACGACCAGATCAATACACCACTCAATGTCATCCTGAACAGCGCGGAATACATTAGACTGACAAGAATGCCGGATGCAATCGATATCCGCCAGTCTTTGGATTTCATTGTGCAAGAAGTCGCAAAGATCAAGTCAGTGATTCAGAAGCTTGCCACAGTCGCGAGTCCTTCTCGGACTCGAGAGTACTCTGTGGGACAGCATCACATGATTGACATTGACGTCCCGCGGGCAAAGGCGGTTTCGATTGCGTCTGATGGAACCCGGCGCCAGAAAATTCTCGTCGTTGACGACGAGCAATTCATGGTGCACACGCTGGCAAAGATTCTTGAAGTTCTGGGCTACGACGTAATCTCCGCATTCGGTGGCCGTGAAGCTTATGAGAAATACATGGTAGAGAAGATTGACCTTGTGGTCAGTGATGTACATATGCCTGATATGAACGGAATAGAGCTAATGACGTCCATTAAGTCCAGAAATCCGGAGTTCCCAGTCATTCTGGTCACAGGTTATGGTGTAGAAGACGCGCGAAAAACGGCCGGTGAGTACCGGGCGGACGGATTCCTTGGAAAACCGTTCCGTATCGAAGAACTTCGCCAAATCATCGAGCGTGCGTTGCCCAGCAACGCCGCCGCTTGA
- the mutL gene encoding DNA mismatch repair endonuclease MutL, whose amino-acid sequence MAKIRILPEQLVNQIAAGEVIERPASVLRELIDNSLDAGASKIDIELDGSGRELIAVRDDGGGMSRDDMLLSLERHATSKLTSESNLFAIATLGFRGEALPSIASVSDLEIVSRDATSDFGFRLHVISGDIVHEEAVPSPRGTLVRVRSIFFNTPARAKFLKADATELSHSIRTLRTYALAYPEVSWSFRHGDSLQFVWPAGTFRERVADVFGAGIDEKLLVIEHEIRGVRVHGVLGRRELNRRGRGDQFLFVNRRPFQSTGLAGVAKGALRDWLDEGEWPFYILFIELEASGVDVNVHPAKREVRFSDERLVHAAVFEALREALKGQQTTLNELRQGFTSPIPEGTVEPPSLFTAKPPVYSLPMVQSVSTSSPAQHTPITSYQSSQPTPAAKLRAQIYQVHAKYLIAPIRSGLAIIDQHAAHERVLYERALRSFDNRTFASQQLLFPLLLELNPEEDASFREMQSEISAFGFVVREFGPRAYSVEAVPAGLRRASEVSMLHEMISEYDEFRRARLGPREALAAGFACKAAIRTGDELSTEEMTVLVDELFATQQPGSCPHGRPTFIEIKLSELDHRFGRTG is encoded by the coding sequence GTGGCTAAAATTAGAATATTGCCCGAGCAATTGGTCAATCAGATTGCGGCGGGAGAAGTCATTGAACGTCCGGCGTCGGTATTGCGCGAACTGATCGACAATTCGCTTGATGCGGGTGCGTCGAAAATCGACATTGAATTGGACGGATCGGGCAGAGAGTTGATCGCCGTGCGCGACGACGGCGGGGGTATGTCCCGCGACGATATGCTTCTTTCCCTCGAGCGTCACGCGACTTCGAAACTGACGTCGGAGTCAAATCTCTTCGCAATCGCGACACTTGGTTTTCGAGGCGAAGCGCTGCCAAGTATCGCGTCGGTCAGCGACTTGGAAATCGTCTCACGAGATGCAACGTCAGACTTTGGATTTCGTCTGCATGTGATAAGCGGAGACATCGTGCACGAAGAGGCAGTACCCTCACCAAGAGGAACACTTGTCCGAGTGCGATCAATCTTTTTCAACACTCCTGCGCGGGCGAAGTTTCTCAAAGCAGATGCGACCGAGCTTTCGCATTCCATCCGGACACTTCGAACCTATGCTTTAGCGTACCCAGAAGTGTCGTGGTCATTCCGTCATGGCGATTCACTGCAGTTTGTGTGGCCAGCGGGAACTTTTCGAGAGCGAGTTGCTGACGTATTTGGTGCGGGCATCGATGAAAAGCTGCTCGTAATTGAGCACGAGATCAGGGGCGTTCGTGTGCACGGAGTGTTGGGACGGCGCGAATTGAACCGGCGAGGGCGCGGCGATCAGTTTCTTTTCGTGAACAGGCGGCCGTTTCAGAGCACTGGACTTGCGGGGGTTGCTAAAGGTGCTCTCCGCGATTGGCTTGACGAAGGCGAGTGGCCGTTCTACATTCTGTTCATAGAGCTTGAGGCCTCAGGTGTTGATGTCAATGTTCATCCTGCCAAAAGGGAAGTTCGGTTTTCCGATGAACGGCTTGTTCACGCGGCGGTTTTTGAAGCGCTGCGTGAGGCACTGAAAGGACAGCAGACCACACTGAACGAATTACGACAAGGATTCACGTCGCCGATTCCTGAAGGAACTGTCGAGCCTCCATCACTGTTCACTGCGAAACCTCCCGTTTATTCACTGCCGATGGTGCAGAGCGTTTCGACCAGCAGCCCTGCCCAGCACACTCCGATAACCTCTTATCAGTCGTCGCAGCCGACTCCGGCTGCAAAGCTTCGCGCGCAAATCTACCAAGTTCATGCAAAGTACTTAATCGCGCCGATTCGGTCAGGGCTGGCGATTATTGATCAGCATGCAGCGCACGAGCGGGTTTTGTATGAGCGCGCGCTGCGAAGTTTTGACAACAGGACTTTTGCATCGCAGCAGCTGTTGTTTCCACTGCTTCTTGAATTGAACCCGGAAGAAGATGCATCGTTTCGCGAGATGCAAAGCGAGATATCTGCATTCGGTTTTGTGGTTCGCGAATTCGGGCCCAGGGCATACAGTGTTGAGGCGGTTCCAGCGGGTCTTCGACGCGCATCCGAGGTAAGTATGCTCCACGAAATGATCTCGGAGTACGATGAGTTCAGGCGCGCCAGATTGGGACCACGTGAGGCTTTGGCAGCGGGGTTTGCCTGCAAAGCGGCAATTCGCACCGGGGATGAACTTTCCACGGAGGAAATGACCGTGCTTGTAGACGAGCTTTTTGCAACGCAGCAGCCCGGAAGCTGCCCGCACGGCAGGCCGACATTCATCGAGATAAAGCTTAGCGAATTGGACCATCGATTTGGACGAACAGGTTGA
- a CDS encoding response regulator: MIERTNSPIGKSQNEGQRILIVDDDAVICEIAESILAESGWTTGHACTPAEALLSMDSNRWPVVLCDVHLPGDSGELLQNLRTKYPTTQVVMITGDPTVGSMRHAMKTGAYDYLLKPIRREELLRVTELALDKYKLLIRKVELEEENERYRIQLEALVGQRTDQLRDSELRYRTLFNNAVDAIMLVNPKDGLIIELNGAAVKLAGRKSFDIVGTSIRNYVGEQLDRCLINDDSEFQVWRIPELVFRDHELNEHLTAATVNKIKLEGETVLQIVARDSGGDNRELAQRASLMELELMSEQRLANIGLLASGVAHNINTPLMGIYGLAQIIKIKHPELEDIDGVIAQVERINGIVRNLMWKSRQEQEQARQDIDFNILLQEELRFLEADMMFKHNVEKMFEFASDLPPIWGRYSDFSQSIVNIIRNALDSMHDSPRKQLHVITSKVDGNIAVTIKDTGSGIPAENLNQIFDPFFTTKPPVGKSNNGEPTGTGLGLSTVQKLLLPYSCRFDVQSKVGEGTAFTLFIPIEQNQPTEEELKAMH, from the coding sequence GTGATTGAACGTACGAACTCGCCTATAGGCAAGTCACAAAACGAAGGTCAACGAATTCTTATTGTTGACGACGATGCGGTCATATGCGAAATCGCTGAAAGCATTCTGGCCGAGTCCGGCTGGACGACAGGTCATGCCTGCACGCCTGCAGAAGCACTTCTAAGCATGGACTCGAACCGCTGGCCGGTCGTTTTGTGCGATGTGCATTTGCCCGGAGACTCCGGCGAATTGCTGCAGAACTTGAGAACCAAGTACCCGACCACTCAGGTTGTGATGATAACAGGAGATCCAACCGTCGGAAGTATGCGGCATGCTATGAAAACAGGAGCCTACGACTATCTGCTGAAGCCGATTCGCCGCGAAGAACTCCTGCGTGTAACGGAATTGGCGCTTGACAAATACAAGTTGCTGATTCGGAAAGTCGAGTTGGAAGAAGAAAACGAGCGCTATCGCATTCAGCTCGAAGCGCTTGTTGGGCAACGCACTGATCAATTGCGTGACAGTGAACTGCGCTATCGGACTCTTTTCAACAATGCCGTTGACGCCATCATGCTTGTCAACCCCAAGGACGGGTTGATTATCGAACTGAACGGCGCTGCCGTGAAGCTTGCCGGACGCAAGTCATTTGATATCGTCGGAACAAGCATAAGAAACTACGTAGGCGAACAGCTCGATCGGTGCCTGATTAATGACGATTCAGAGTTCCAGGTTTGGCGAATTCCCGAACTCGTTTTTCGCGACCACGAGTTAAATGAACATCTGACTGCAGCGACGGTGAACAAGATTAAGCTTGAAGGTGAAACCGTTCTGCAGATTGTTGCGCGTGACTCCGGCGGCGATAACAGGGAACTCGCTCAACGCGCAAGTTTGATGGAATTGGAATTGATGAGCGAACAGCGTCTTGCTAACATCGGACTGCTCGCAAGCGGTGTCGCGCACAATATCAACACTCCGCTTATGGGTATATACGGTCTGGCGCAAATCATCAAGATTAAACATCCGGAACTTGAAGATATTGACGGTGTCATCGCGCAAGTCGAGCGAATCAACGGCATCGTACGCAATCTAATGTGGAAAAGTCGTCAGGAGCAGGAGCAGGCTAGACAGGACATTGATTTTAATATTCTGTTGCAGGAAGAACTGCGCTTTCTAGAGGCCGATATGATGTTCAAGCACAATGTCGAGAAGATGTTTGAATTTGCTTCGGACTTACCGCCTATTTGGGGCAGGTACAGCGACTTCTCGCAGTCCATTGTAAACATAATCAGGAATGCGCTTGACTCGATGCACGATTCGCCCCGTAAGCAGCTTCACGTGATCACCTCAAAGGTCGACGGTAACATAGCCGTTACGATTAAGGACACTGGTTCGGGAATTCCGGCCGAAAACTTGAACCAGATCTTTGACCCGTTTTTCACGACCAAACCGCCGGTAGGCAAATCAAACAACGGTGAACCCACGGGGACCGGCCTCGGTCTGTCGACTGTGCAGAAGTTGCTTCTGCCATATTCGTGCAGGTTTGACGTACAGAGCAAGGTTGGTGAAGGCACTGCCTTTACACTTTTTATTCCAATTGAGCAGAACCAGCCAACCGAGGAAGAGCTGAAGGCAATGCACTGA
- a CDS encoding NUDIX hydrolase, whose amino-acid sequence MQEYLVCPNCGENVIKFTNPAPTADIVALRDDKVLMILRKNPPEGWALPGGFVEYGETVEAAAMRELFEETGLTAHSLRLVGVYSDPSRDLRRHTLTVAFAAEVTGELRAGDDAADVKWFGLSDLPAKIAFDHLQVIRDAARQLSS is encoded by the coding sequence ATGCAAGAGTATTTGGTGTGCCCCAATTGCGGAGAAAATGTCATTAAGTTCACAAATCCCGCTCCGACCGCGGATATTGTCGCCTTGCGGGATGACAAGGTATTGATGATTTTGCGCAAGAATCCGCCTGAAGGGTGGGCTTTGCCGGGCGGGTTCGTTGAGTACGGTGAGACAGTCGAAGCGGCAGCAATGCGCGAACTATTTGAGGAAACGGGATTGACGGCGCACTCACTCCGATTAGTCGGTGTGTATTCAGATCCCAGCCGGGACCTGCGCCGTCACACGCTTACTGTGGCGTTTGCGGCCGAGGTTACCGGTGAACTTAGGGCTGGCGACGACGCCGCCGACGTGAAGTGGTTTGGCCTTAGTGACCTGCCAGCAAAGATCGCTTTTGACCACCTGCAGGTAATCCGTGATGCAGCCCGTCAACTGTCCTCATAG
- a CDS encoding CPBP family intramembrane metalloprotease, with the protein MNMTSVKTVLVKELRDLYRDRRTLMVTVVLPLLMYPIIFIGIMQLTLLQAGRMKEQKGVVAVLTPEYVPGNLFGDTVRLDLTDSAGWHDRLKEGEIDAAIAFSPGFRDSLLAGRTGEVTVHFLSSRDFSEQIRRRVEEQVKVYREEIVEQRIAGLGVDSSYIHPVAFAAIDEATEQEQAGSALGRILGYFLILTTLTGAFYAAIDLTAGEKERGTLETLLVSPALRQELVLGKFLATVVAALLSAILNLVSMGFTTLYAVSTLGGAAGFGTEMVISFKSLLLVLVTLVPLAVLFAGVTMAVAVTARTYKEGQGMLTPLMMISILPAMISMIPGVELSPLLAVIPIANVSLLTKSLLSGQAPWLEFAITILSTAGLAVLALHWVTVQFNRESVLFRHAEDVKWALFTRPVREAGKVLSPAGVALLSAVSVIVVGMAGGLASSDSPFQGILLVQGALAALSFVWVYQGGFDPSVAFGWRVPVPRSWLAVILAVSGGWILTVELATLQHQFFPFPEEMIEQFSDLFAGLENLSIWQALLLIAVLPAVVEEHLCRGLMLRGMSRVSGAWPAILVVALIFAFLHLNPYRLLPTFALGILLGYIAIRTNSIFPAILGHFMNNAASVLVYRFDDWFINMGWAAAEDAAWVPLPWILAGVVLLSAGIALLPRTNLTAAGREGVDESSSE; encoded by the coding sequence ATGAACATGACATCAGTGAAGACCGTGCTTGTCAAGGAACTGCGCGACCTCTATCGGGACCGCAGAACGTTGATGGTGACCGTTGTCTTGCCGCTGCTGATGTACCCCATCATCTTTATCGGAATCATGCAGCTCACTCTGCTTCAAGCTGGCCGCATGAAGGAACAAAAGGGTGTCGTGGCGGTCTTGACACCGGAGTATGTGCCCGGCAATCTATTTGGGGATACTGTACGATTAGACCTCACTGACTCAGCAGGCTGGCATGACCGGCTGAAAGAAGGCGAGATTGACGCGGCAATTGCCTTTTCGCCCGGATTTCGTGACAGCCTGTTGGCAGGTCGGACAGGCGAAGTGACTGTGCATTTCTTGAGCAGCCGTGATTTCTCCGAACAGATACGCCGCAGAGTGGAAGAGCAGGTAAAGGTCTATCGTGAGGAGATTGTCGAGCAGCGGATCGCCGGACTTGGAGTAGATTCGAGTTACATCCATCCTGTGGCCTTTGCAGCCATTGACGAGGCTACTGAGCAGGAACAGGCCGGTTCCGCGCTTGGCCGGATTCTCGGCTATTTTCTGATTTTGACGACTTTGACCGGCGCATTTTACGCAGCCATTGACTTGACAGCAGGCGAAAAGGAGCGCGGTACATTAGAGACATTGCTGGTAAGCCCGGCATTGCGACAAGAACTTGTTCTGGGCAAGTTTCTCGCTACCGTCGTAGCTGCACTTCTTTCGGCGATTCTCAATCTGGTAAGCATGGGTTTCACGACCTTGTATGCCGTCAGCACCCTGGGAGGCGCGGCCGGGTTCGGAACCGAAATGGTTATCTCGTTTAAGTCCCTCCTGCTTGTTCTGGTCACTTTAGTTCCGCTGGCGGTTCTGTTCGCAGGCGTGACGATGGCGGTTGCCGTGACGGCGCGGACCTACAAGGAAGGGCAGGGGATGTTAACTCCCCTCATGATGATAAGCATACTTCCCGCTATGATCTCGATGATTCCGGGGGTCGAGTTGTCTCCATTACTGGCCGTGATTCCGATCGCAAACGTTTCGTTGCTTACCAAAAGCCTGCTCTCCGGTCAGGCACCCTGGCTTGAGTTTGCGATTACGATATTGAGCACGGCGGGTTTGGCGGTGCTGGCGCTTCACTGGGTCACTGTGCAGTTTAATCGAGAGAGCGTCTTGTTCAGGCATGCGGAAGACGTGAAATGGGCGCTTTTCACAAGACCTGTTCGGGAAGCGGGCAAAGTGCTTTCACCAGCCGGCGTTGCTTTGCTCAGCGCCGTTTCTGTGATTGTCGTAGGAATGGCGGGAGGATTGGCTTCTTCCGACTCGCCGTTTCAAGGCATACTCTTAGTGCAAGGGGCTTTGGCGGCACTGAGCTTCGTGTGGGTATATCAGGGTGGATTCGATCCAAGTGTGGCTTTTGGATGGCGGGTTCCAGTACCGAGAAGCTGGCTGGCGGTCATATTGGCCGTTTCAGGCGGTTGGATCTTGACGGTAGAGCTGGCCACACTACAGCATCAGTTCTTTCCGTTTCCGGAGGAGATGATCGAGCAGTTTTCAGACTTGTTTGCCGGTCTTGAGAACCTGAGTATCTGGCAGGCACTGCTGTTGATTGCGGTGTTGCCCGCAGTGGTCGAGGAGCATCTCTGTCGCGGGCTCATGCTGCGCGGTATGAGCAGAGTTTCTGGTGCATGGCCTGCCATTCTGGTCGTCGCATTAATTTTCGCCTTTCTGCACCTGAACCCGTACCGCCTACTCCCGACCTTTGCCCTTGGCATTCTGTTGGGGTACATCGCGATCAGGACTAACTCAATCTTTCCCGCGATTCTTGGGCACTTCATGAATAATGCGGCAAGTGTTCTTGTATATCGTTTTGATGACTGGTTCATCAACATGGGATGGGCGGCAGCCGAAGATGCAGCCTGGGTGCCGCTGCCATGGATTCTTGCGGGAGTGGTACTCCTTAGTGCCGGGATCGCGTTGCTGCCAAGAACGAACTTGACGGCAGCCGGCCGAGAAGGAGTTGACGAGAGTTCATCTGAGTGA
- a CDS encoding PDZ domain-containing protein codes for MTNRAISLSLLTGLLAFSLGFAGDHVASEKAKEMLALAKAEMKANTGAFLGVVPEEVTSDVAGDYGVAAGQGVLIEETVSGSPADDAGLRANDILVSINGNRLTGPSELRVQLDKYKEGDEVTIAYMRGGKERTATVKLDSRNRGEDFDWSWGEAAPMAPKMFKFESRDGSKSAFAGIVTQELSSGLKSYFKVEGGALVSEVVEKSPAEKAGLKAGDIITKIGTESVEDQSDVSSAIRDLDPDQTVDFHIIREGKAMVIPVTLTNRKDFYGDASDGESWEFAFSEKDAEQLEAEMERLSEELENMGIELESIPDIKWEMKMDADHPKVYIGSGESRAITSDRGWWNWSFKDLRERIDLGMQELKKDLERLKGELKQLRAEIKDRMSIMWGPRIDVAPQA; via the coding sequence ATGACAAATCGCGCTATCAGCCTTTCACTTCTGACCGGACTATTAGCCTTTTCCTTGGGCTTTGCGGGTGACCATGTTGCTTCGGAGAAGGCCAAGGAAATGCTTGCCTTGGCCAAAGCAGAAATGAAGGCGAATACCGGGGCCTTTCTTGGCGTTGTCCCCGAAGAGGTCACTTCCGATGTGGCAGGTGACTACGGGGTAGCCGCGGGGCAAGGCGTTCTTATTGAAGAAACGGTCAGCGGCTCGCCTGCGGATGATGCAGGCTTGCGTGCAAATGATATCCTGGTATCCATTAACGGCAATCGACTGACCGGTCCGTCTGAGTTACGTGTCCAACTGGACAAGTACAAAGAAGGTGATGAGGTTACCATAGCCTATATGCGGGGCGGCAAGGAGCGCACGGCGACTGTCAAGTTGGATAGCCGGAATCGGGGTGAGGATTTTGACTGGTCTTGGGGAGAAGCCGCACCAATGGCACCCAAGATGTTCAAGTTTGAGTCCCGGGACGGTAGCAAGTCGGCGTTTGCCGGTATTGTGACACAGGAACTCTCTTCCGGCTTGAAAAGCTACTTCAAGGTGGAAGGCGGAGCTTTGGTCTCAGAGGTAGTTGAGAAATCTCCTGCTGAAAAAGCTGGGCTGAAGGCAGGTGACATCATAACCAAGATAGGGACGGAGTCCGTTGAAGACCAGAGCGATGTTTCATCTGCGATCCGTGATCTTGACCCCGATCAGACAGTGGATTTCCACATCATCCGTGAAGGCAAGGCCATGGTCATTCCAGTTACTTTGACGAATCGGAAGGATTTCTACGGGGATGCTTCAGACGGCGAATCGTGGGAGTTTGCCTTTTCTGAAAAAGACGCAGAACAGCTTGAAGCCGAAATGGAACGCCTGAGCGAGGAACTTGAAAATATGGGAATTGAGCTCGAATCCATTCCGGACATCAAGTGGGAAATGAAAATGGATGCCGACCACCCGAAAGTGTACATTGGGTCAGGAGAATCTCGGGCAATCACGAGCGATCGGGGCTGGTGGAATTGGAGTTTCAAGGACTTGCGGGAGCGTATTGATCTGGGAATGCAGGAGCTGAAGAAAGACCTCGAAAGATTAAAAGGCGAGCTCAAGCAGCTTCGTGCGGAAATCAAAGACCGGATGTCAATCATGTGGGGTCCGCGTATCGATGTTGCTCCGCAGGCATGA
- a CDS encoding MFS transporter: MNFLNRIVPRAVQPLWAAANVSLIGDSLHDVAIMWLIYDLTGSPSATGALGVARYLPSILIGIFAGAWVDRVSRESVLLWCDAIRILLVGLIAGFVAVNSIGPLGLYVLAFAVSVCTVFFAPARDALVPQLVSASELNRATSALQSSLGVAYFVGPLLAAVMLPIVGLAGLFGLDALTYAISFLFLLSLKRGTKIQAAAEPPLRMVKEGLAYARQSGLVHGLLWVTAVDNFFIMGLAIVGTPIYVRNHLELGAEAYAVLQSCFALGIVAGSILVHRFGSRLPRGKTLLFAIVFDGISFMPLYFADTLFTAAIIWFIHSIGIPFILIPRTSLVQTEVTSYMQGRVFSLVQLTVVGLSALSSGVVGIVLTYTPPEDLYLYFGLAAGIVGAVGFTNKSLRSLR, translated from the coding sequence TTGAATTTTCTGAATCGCATTGTTCCTCGCGCTGTTCAGCCCCTATGGGCTGCCGCAAATGTGTCACTTATCGGCGACTCCCTGCATGATGTTGCAATCATGTGGCTGATTTATGATCTGACCGGCTCGCCCTCGGCCACCGGTGCTCTTGGAGTCGCACGCTACTTGCCTTCTATACTGATCGGAATCTTTGCGGGCGCTTGGGTCGATCGTGTGTCGAGAGAGTCCGTTCTGCTTTGGTGTGACGCAATTCGAATTCTGCTCGTCGGATTGATTGCCGGATTCGTTGCTGTGAACAGTATCGGACCGCTTGGTCTGTATGTCCTGGCTTTCGCTGTCTCGGTTTGCACTGTCTTCTTTGCTCCGGCGCGCGACGCCCTCGTTCCTCAACTTGTGTCAGCAAGTGAACTTAATCGTGCGACTTCGGCTCTACAAAGCAGTCTTGGAGTCGCCTATTTTGTCGGTCCACTCCTGGCAGCAGTTATGTTGCCGATAGTGGGACTGGCTGGCCTGTTCGGGCTTGACGCATTGACCTACGCAATCTCATTCCTTTTCCTGCTCTCGCTTAAACGAGGCACTAAAATTCAAGCGGCAGCAGAACCTCCGCTACGAATGGTTAAGGAAGGATTGGCCTACGCAAGACAGTCTGGATTGGTTCACGGACTACTATGGGTGACGGCCGTTGACAATTTTTTCATCATGGGATTGGCTATTGTCGGGACGCCAATTTACGTCAGAAATCACCTGGAACTTGGTGCAGAAGCTTATGCAGTTTTGCAAAGCTGCTTTGCGTTGGGAATCGTCGCCGGCAGCATTCTAGTACACAGGTTTGGCAGCCGCCTGCCTCGCGGGAAAACCCTGTTGTTTGCCATCGTTTTCGATGGTATCAGCTTCATGCCGCTCTATTTCGCCGATACATTGTTCACGGCGGCAATCATCTGGTTCATCCACAGCATCGGCATTCCCTTCATACTTATTCCTCGCACGTCACTCGTTCAAACCGAAGTTACGTCCTACATGCAGGGTCGAGTCTTCAGTCTTGTTCAGCTAACCGTAGTCGGTCTTTCGGCCCTAAGCTCCGGAGTCGTAGGCATAGTCCTGACATACACACCCCCGGAAGATTTGTATTTATACTTCGGACTCGCCGCAGGAATTGTCGGGGCTGTCGGATTCACAAACAAGTCTTTGCGATCACTCAGATGA
- the miaA gene encoding tRNA (adenosine(37)-N6)-dimethylallyltransferase MiaA, translated as MDEQVDKIPEVVVLAGTTASGKTDVSIPLAQRLGAEIINADSRQVYRELRIGSAPPSKAQLDAVKHHFVASKSISERWTAGDFAREARQVINDRCSFGRRTLVVGGSMLYLRALIDGLYTVDDEPLIDYLALRREWERRGAEEMLRELQSIDADIAGKTRVNDYHRVMRAIGVYRATGYRLSELRSRPTTALTARFRMFFLYGDRTETYARVNERVDRMLEAGLVDEVKGLWQNGYDESNTNALRTHGYQEVFPFLRGEYDFGVMRDKIKQAVRHYVKRQLTWYRNDARVQKVERSFADSADEIAIRIYSELNE; from the coding sequence TTGGACGAACAGGTTGACAAAATACCTGAAGTCGTCGTATTGGCGGGCACGACTGCATCGGGAAAAACCGATGTTTCAATTCCTCTTGCGCAGCGACTAGGCGCGGAGATCATTAATGCCGATTCACGGCAAGTTTATCGCGAACTGAGAATTGGTTCTGCTCCTCCCTCAAAGGCGCAGCTTGACGCGGTAAAACATCATTTTGTCGCGAGCAAATCGATATCGGAGAGATGGACTGCAGGTGATTTTGCGCGTGAAGCTCGGCAGGTAATTAATGACCGCTGTTCATTCGGCCGCCGGACGCTGGTGGTGGGCGGTTCAATGCTTTATCTGCGCGCACTGATCGACGGACTTTATACGGTTGATGATGAACCTCTGATCGACTACTTGGCGCTGAGGCGGGAGTGGGAGAGACGGGGAGCGGAGGAGATGCTTCGTGAACTGCAGAGCATTGACGCTGACATTGCCGGGAAAACGCGTGTGAACGATTATCATCGAGTAATGCGTGCAATCGGAGTTTACCGGGCAACGGGGTACCGGCTGTCAGAACTTCGCAGTCGACCTACAACGGCACTGACCGCAAGATTCAGGATGTTCTTCCTTTACGGCGACCGTACTGAAACGTATGCTCGCGTCAATGAACGGGTTGACAGAATGCTCGAGGCCGGGCTTGTGGATGAAGTGAAAGGACTTTGGCAGAACGGATACGACGAATCTAATACGAACGCCTTGCGCACTCATGGCTACCAAGAGGTTTTCCCGTTTTTGCGAGGTGAGTACGATTTCGGCGTAATGCGGGACAAGATCAAGCAAGCCGTTAGGCACTATGTCAAGCGACAATTGACGTGGTACAGGAATGACGCTCGGGTGCAAAAGGTTGAGCGAAGTTTTGCCGATTCAGCCGACGAGATAGCGATTCGGATATACAGTGAATTGAATGAATAA